The following are from one region of the Rosistilla carotiformis genome:
- a CDS encoding alpha/beta hydrolase family protein encodes MNASRLFMRLAGCALLSLPCHWTAAQAQSGSAARSPATATATAQSPASAAPPATEAPTRLPQTEILAYRAADGTIQTAQSPADWEARRLEVLAGMEAIMGAMPGEEKRVPLDVRIDSEEDCGNYVRRLITYQSEPGSRVPAYLSIPKTLLADDAKPAAAVLCLHPTDNSVGHKVVVGLGGRANRQYAAELAERGFVTLAPSYPLLANYQPDLEALGWTSGTLKAIWDNMRGIDLLQSLPYVRKESIGAIGHSLGGHNAVYTAVFDPRIRAIVSSCGLDSFLDYYGSVPSVWQLGSGWTSTRYMPRLAEYRGRLEEIPFDFHELIAALAPRPMLIVAPLHDSNFQHDSVDRVADTAKKVYQLHDAADRLQVEHPDCDHDFPEAMRLKAYKLFTETL; translated from the coding sequence ATGAATGCCTCTCGACTTTTCATGCGCCTGGCCGGCTGCGCTTTGCTCTCGCTCCCTTGTCACTGGACCGCAGCTCAAGCCCAGTCCGGATCGGCAGCTCGATCCCCAGCAACAGCGACCGCGACGGCTCAATCGCCGGCATCCGCAGCCCCGCCTGCGACGGAAGCGCCAACTCGCTTGCCACAGACCGAGATCTTGGCCTACCGCGCGGCCGATGGAACGATTCAAACCGCTCAGTCGCCCGCCGATTGGGAAGCTCGCCGACTCGAGGTGCTGGCCGGGATGGAAGCGATCATGGGGGCGATGCCCGGCGAAGAGAAGCGGGTGCCGTTGGACGTCCGCATCGATTCGGAAGAGGATTGCGGTAACTATGTTCGCCGTTTGATCACGTATCAATCCGAACCGGGCAGTCGTGTGCCGGCTTACCTTTCGATCCCCAAGACGCTGCTGGCCGACGACGCCAAGCCGGCCGCTGCGGTCCTGTGTTTGCATCCGACTGACAATTCGGTTGGCCACAAAGTTGTGGTGGGCCTTGGTGGCAGAGCGAATCGCCAATACGCCGCCGAATTGGCCGAGCGCGGCTTCGTCACGTTGGCTCCCAGCTATCCGTTGCTGGCCAATTATCAACCCGATCTCGAAGCGTTGGGTTGGACCAGCGGGACGCTGAAGGCGATTTGGGACAACATGCGTGGGATCGATCTGCTGCAGTCGTTGCCCTATGTTCGCAAGGAATCGATTGGTGCGATCGGCCATTCGCTGGGAGGTCACAACGCGGTCTATACCGCTGTTTTTGATCCTCGCATCCGGGCGATCGTCTCCAGCTGTGGACTCGATTCTTTTCTCGACTACTACGGCAGTGTGCCGTCCGTCTGGCAGTTGGGAAGCGGATGGACTTCGACGCGTTACATGCCGCGGCTGGCCGAATACCGTGGCCGACTGGAAGAGATCCCGTTCGATTTTCATGAGCTGATCGCCGCCTTGGCTCCACGCCCGATGCTGATCGTCGCTCCGCTGCACGACAGTAATTTCCAGCACGACAGCGTCGACCGAGTCGCCGACACGGCAAAGAAGGTTTATCAACTGCACGACGCCGCGGATCGCTTGCAGGTCGAACATCCCGATTGCGACCACGACTTCCCCGAAGCGATGCGACTGAAAGCGTACAAGCTGTTCACCGAGACGCTTTGA
- a CDS encoding YhdH/YhfP family quinone oxidoreductase: MADTYRCFWVEKDAAGDVQQSIIDRSVADLPSVESPSVRVAVRWTSLNYKDALAATGHPGIVRHFPHVPGIDVIGEVIDSDDPQFSTGQTVIVTGHELGTSHHGGWSQQIRVPASWIVPLPQGLTPREAIILGTAGFTAAQCVQALQHHGVEPDSGKVVVTGASGGVASIAIQILWRLGYDVVAVSGKPDQHSRLKRWGAAEVIDRNDFIDESKRPLLSARYAGAVDTVGGTTLDTLLRTTAYRGCIAACGLAGGHELQTTVYPFLLRGITLAGIDSAMCPMPQRLEIWNRLASDWKPTELEDLANEISLDDLPAAVDSMLAGKHSGRSIVPM, translated from the coding sequence GTGGCCGACACCTACCGTTGCTTCTGGGTTGAAAAAGACGCTGCGGGAGACGTCCAGCAATCGATCATCGACCGCTCGGTCGCCGACTTGCCAAGCGTGGAATCGCCGAGCGTTCGCGTCGCCGTCCGTTGGACATCGCTCAACTACAAAGACGCGTTGGCGGCGACGGGCCATCCTGGCATCGTCCGCCATTTCCCGCACGTTCCCGGGATCGATGTCATTGGCGAAGTGATCGACAGCGACGATCCGCAATTTTCCACCGGTCAAACCGTGATCGTCACAGGGCATGAATTGGGGACAAGCCACCACGGCGGCTGGTCACAACAGATTCGTGTACCTGCATCGTGGATCGTCCCGCTGCCGCAAGGCCTCACGCCGCGCGAAGCGATCATCTTGGGGACCGCCGGCTTTACCGCAGCCCAATGCGTGCAAGCGCTGCAGCACCACGGTGTGGAACCCGATTCGGGAAAGGTTGTCGTGACCGGAGCCAGCGGAGGCGTTGCCAGTATCGCAATCCAGATCTTGTGGCGGTTGGGCTACGACGTTGTCGCGGTCTCCGGCAAACCCGACCAGCACTCTCGACTGAAACGATGGGGCGCTGCGGAAGTGATCGATCGCAACGACTTCATCGACGAATCCAAACGTCCGCTGTTGAGTGCTCGCTATGCCGGCGCCGTCGATACCGTCGGCGGAACGACCCTCGACACGTTGTTGCGAACAACCGCCTACCGTGGCTGCATCGCCGCCTGCGGATTGGCTGGCGGACACGAACTGCAGACCACCGTTTATCCCTTCCTGTTGCGAGGGATCACGTTGGCGGGAATCGATTCGGCGATGTGTCCGATGCCTCAGCGATTGGAAATCTGGAACCGGTTGGCCAGCGATTGGAAGCCGACCGAACTGGAAGATCTCGCCAACGAGATTTCGCTCGACGACCTGCCAGCCGCTGTCGACAGCATGCTGGCTGGAAAACACTCGGGGCGTTCGATCGTCCCGATGTAA
- a CDS encoding Gfo/Idh/MocA family protein, whose protein sequence is MSNQSKTPESQDTRRDFIKATGTVAAAATFAATAAPQVHAAEDNTIQVALVGCGGRGTGAAVNALSVDNGPIKLVAMADVFPKNLERSQKNISNAFKDQEGKVDVPEERQFVDFDAYKKAMDVLRPGDVVILATPPAFRWVHFSYAIEKGLNVFMEKPVTVDGPTTVRIMELNKKAKEKNLKVAVGLMCRHCKARQELFERIQGGEIGEINMLRAYRMAGPTGTAACGPKPEGTSELMYQIANFHGFLWLSGGAVSDFLIHNIDETCWMKNDWPVKVHASGGRHYRGDDVDQNFDSYAMEYTFADGTKMYIGGRTMPGCRSEFASYAHGSKGMAVISTASHTPAKSRIYRGQVADKANLAWEFGQPEPNPYQLEWDDLIAAIREDSEYNEVDRGAMASIVTSMGRMAAHTGQEITLDQMMAHKHEFAPGIDKLTLDSPAPLQAGDDGRYPIPLPGIVKKQEYLS, encoded by the coding sequence ATGTCGAACCAGTCCAAGACGCCCGAGAGCCAAGATACCCGCCGCGATTTCATCAAGGCAACTGGAACCGTTGCTGCAGCGGCCACGTTTGCCGCTACCGCAGCGCCGCAGGTCCACGCGGCTGAAGACAACACGATTCAAGTGGCCCTCGTAGGTTGTGGCGGCCGGGGAACGGGAGCTGCCGTCAACGCGTTGTCGGTCGACAACGGGCCGATCAAATTGGTGGCGATGGCCGATGTCTTCCCCAAGAATCTGGAACGCAGCCAGAAGAACATCTCCAACGCGTTCAAGGATCAAGAAGGCAAAGTCGACGTGCCGGAAGAACGGCAGTTCGTCGACTTCGATGCTTACAAAAAAGCGATGGATGTGCTGCGTCCGGGCGACGTCGTGATCCTGGCAACGCCGCCAGCATTCCGTTGGGTTCACTTCAGCTATGCCATCGAAAAGGGGCTGAACGTCTTCATGGAAAAACCGGTCACCGTCGATGGCCCGACGACGGTGCGGATCATGGAGCTGAACAAGAAGGCGAAGGAAAAGAATCTGAAGGTCGCCGTCGGATTGATGTGCCGTCACTGCAAGGCGCGGCAGGAACTGTTCGAACGGATTCAGGGTGGCGAAATCGGTGAGATCAACATGTTGCGGGCGTACCGCATGGCGGGCCCCACGGGTACCGCGGCGTGTGGACCGAAGCCTGAAGGGACCAGCGAACTGATGTATCAGATCGCCAACTTCCACGGCTTCCTGTGGCTCTCTGGCGGTGCGGTCAGCGATTTCCTGATCCACAACATCGATGAAACCTGTTGGATGAAGAACGATTGGCCCGTCAAGGTTCACGCTTCGGGCGGCCGCCACTATCGCGGCGACGATGTCGATCAGAACTTCGACAGCTACGCGATGGAATACACCTTCGCCGACGGAACGAAGATGTATATCGGTGGACGGACGATGCCCGGCTGCCGCAGCGAGTTCGCCAGTTACGCCCATGGTTCCAAAGGCATGGCGGTGATCTCGACAGCCTCGCACACGCCGGCCAAGTCGCGGATCTATCGTGGCCAGGTCGCCGACAAAGCGAACTTGGCTTGGGAATTTGGTCAGCCCGAACCGAATCCTTATCAATTGGAATGGGACGATCTGATCGCCGCGATTCGCGAAGACAGCGAATACAACGAAGTCGATCGTGGAGCGATGGCGAGCATCGTGACTTCGATGGGACGCATGGCGGCGCACACCGGTCAGGAGATCACGCTTGACCAGATGATGGCTCACAAGCATGAATTCGCCCCGGGCATCGACAAGCTAACGCTCGATTCGCCGGCGCCATTGCAAGCGGGCGACGATGGCCGCTACCCCATCCCGCTGCCAGGAATCGTCAAGAAACAAGAATACTTGAGCTAG